The window CTGGACTATATCTTCGAGTTTTTCGCGCGGCATAACGGTCCCGGTAGGATTGGCAGGATAGCCAATGATAATGGCTTTAGTTTTTTTGCTGATAAAAGGTTCGATGCCCTCAGCCGATATTTCGAATCGGTCTTCTTCGCGGGTTGGTATCATGACCGGTTTGCCGCCAGCAAGTATTACGCAGGCTGAATATGAAACATAGCACGGATCAGGTATAAGAACTTCGTCACCCGGATTAACAAGTGCCCGTGCAGCCAGGTCCATTGCTTCACTTACCCCAACGGTGATTAAAACTTGGGAATCTGGATCATATTCAAGGTGATAATGGCTGTTAAGATGCTTTGAAAGCTCTTGGCGTAGCTCTGGGATTCCTGTATTAGGAGTATACATTGTGTACCCGTTTTCAATTGATGAGATAGCGGCTTCGCGAATGTGATAAGGTGTAGGGTAATCCGGTTCCCCAATACCCAGTGAAATTACCCCGTCCATTGAAGCCAGAAGGTCAAAAAACTTGCGTATTCCGGATGGTGCAATATTTCCAACCCTGGAGGCAAGACGGTTGTTATATTTTACATCTTGTATTTTGGATTGCGTAGTCACCAGATAATCTTCTCCTGGTATGTTTTAAAGTACCACTTGCTGGCGCATGCCTTTATTCTTATCATCAAGTATTACACCATCTTCCTTGTAGCGTTTCAATAGAAAATGGGTAGTAGTGCCCTGTACGCCTTCTATTGGTGCCAACCGGTGCGTAACGAAGCTGGCAACTTCGTGCATGTTGCGTGCGGTAACGATAATTGCCAGGTCGTAGGTACCGGAAACAAGCATCACTGTTCTGGCTTCAGGGAATTGGTAGATACGCTCAGCGATGGCATCGAACCCAGCTTTCATCTGTGGGGTTACACGAACCTCGATGATAGCCCATACCTGTTCTTCAGCTAATTTGTCCCAATTAACTACCGCCTTGTACTTCAGTATTAAACCGTCTATTTCTGCCTGGTGGATAAGTTGTTCTATCTGATCAGTGTCAGCGCCCAGCATAGTAGCGATTTGCTCTGGAGTTAAACGACCGTCATCTTCCAGTAACCTTAACACTTTATTTAACATAGCGACACCTCAAATAATTGAAAAACAAGCAAACGTTTGTATGATTGTAACAGATCTTATCCTAATGAAGTAACTATTCTTTCCGTAGATAAAAAGCGAATTAAAAATGCAGCAACGGCTATCAGTAATAAAGCGCCAGCCAGAACCAGTCCGGTATAGAGCCAGGTTATTGTGGTGACTGAGCCTATACTGAATCCCAGCCCATAGAGCCCTGCAAATAGTGGGACAAAGATTATAAATCCAAGTAAACGGTTTTCTTTCATACCTAAAGCCAGTTGGGCTACTCCATTTAAACCGACAAAAGCGGCAATAAAAATAGGCACTACTACCATTATATGAAAAATTACCGATGCTCCGGGAAGAATAATCTCCTGATTTCTAACCCCAGTAATTATCAATAAAACAAAAACAGAAGTCAGCGCAAGAGTATAAGCAACCAGGCTGACTGCAATAACTTTGCCGAGCCAAATCTGGCGAAGTGTTGCCGGACTTGAGAGCAAGGTTTCAATAATGCGGTCGGTTTTCTCTTTGTAAAACACATGACCGGTGAGTGAATACGCCATAAACACTCCCAGCATGATAGACAGAAAGAACATGGTGCCATCGACGGATATTATTCCGCCGATTGATCCTTCTCCAGTTAATGACATGCCGTAAATAACGGCAAAAACCAATGCAACCCCCAGAGAGGAAAACATAGTGTTGCGGCTGGCAATCAGCTCTTTTATCTCTTTGCGGACTATCGCCAGACAGGTAGCCACTATTGTTTTTCCTCCCGGTGGATAATTTCGAGGTAAATGTCTTCCAGGGAGCGGTTGGTTCGCTTGATTTCATCTACCCGGATTCCAGCATTCACCAGGGCAGGCAACAGGTCTGGTGATTTACCCGATTTGAAAATCACCTTAATTTTACCGTCAGAGATGATAGTCTTTGCCACATGTTCAATAGATTTAATAATGATTGCAGCGTTATCCAGCTTCTCCTTTTCTTCAAGGGCGATTTCAACTGCCGGCTCACTGGATACAGAACGTAAATGCTTGATGGAATCACAGGCTATTATTCTGCCGCGCTGGAGGATGGCAATGCGGTCGCAGATGCGTTCTACTTCGTCAAGATCATGGGAGTTTAAGAATATTAGTATCTTTTGCTCTCTGGCAAGATTTAGTATTAGATCTCTCACCATTTTTTGAACTTCTGGATCAAGACCGGCGGAAGGCTCATCTAAAAGAAGAACCGAAGGAGAGTGAAGTATAGACCGGGCAAGACCGAGTTTGCGTCGCATTCCCCTGGAATAAGTACCAACTTTATCTTTACCGCGGGCGGTAAGCCCTGTGTATTCAAGAAGCGAGGACACTCGTTTTTGTCGATCTGTTACATCATATAACCTGGCATAGTAATCCAGATTATCCTCTCCGGAAAGATTTTCGTACAGGCCATCATTTTCCAGCAGGACTCCGACTTTACGCCGAAGATGCGGATTCTGGCTAAGCGGTTGCCCCCAGACATATGCTGTGCCAGACGTTGGACGAAGCAAGCCCAGGATGAGGCGCATGGTAGTAGTTTTGCCGGCGCCATTGTGGCCAAGGCAGCCAAAGACTTCACCTTCGTTTACTTCCAGGTTTATATCATCTACTGCCAGTGTGCTTTTGAACTT of the Dehalococcoidales bacterium genome contains:
- a CDS encoding aminotransferase class I/II-fold pyridoxal phosphate-dependent enzyme gives rise to the protein MTTQSKIQDVKYNNRLASRVGNIAPSGIRKFFDLLASMDGVISLGIGEPDYPTPYHIREAAISSIENGYTMYTPNTGIPELRQELSKHLNSHYHLEYDPDSQVLITVGVSEAMDLAARALVNPGDEVLIPDPCYVSYSACVILAGGKPVMIPTREEDRFEISAEGIEPFISKKTKAIIIGYPANPTGTVMPREKLEDIVQLANRYGIIIISDEIYSRLVYECEHTCVATLPDAYENTVFLGGFSKAYAMTGWRAGYAVGPSAIIAAMTKIHQYTIMSAPTMSQVAAIEALKSGEASAAEMVADYNKRRLIILKGLCDIGLSCYKPQGAFYVFPSIKNTGMTSEEFAHALLMEEKVAVVPGNAFGQYGEGYIRCCYATSLKELYEALERMKRFLKRRGIS
- a CDS encoding Lrp/AsnC family transcriptional regulator, which codes for MLNKVLRLLEDDGRLTPEQIATMLGADTDQIEQLIHQAEIDGLILKYKAVVNWDKLAEEQVWAIIEVRVTPQMKAGFDAIAERIYQFPEARTVMLVSGTYDLAIIVTARNMHEVASFVTHRLAPIEGVQGTTTHFLLKRYKEDGVILDDKNKGMRQQVVL
- a CDS encoding ABC transporter ATP-binding protein, with the protein product MIEIKNLTKKFKSTLAVDDINLEVNEGEVFGCLGHNGAGKTTTMRLILGLLRPTSGTAYVWGQPLSQNPHLRRKVGVLLENDGLYENLSGEDNLDYYARLYDVTDRQKRVSSLLEYTGLTARGKDKVGTYSRGMRRKLGLARSILHSPSVLLLDEPSAGLDPEVQKMVRDLILNLAREQKILIFLNSHDLDEVERICDRIAILQRGRIIACDSIKHLRSVSSEPAVEIALEEKEKLDNAAIIIKSIEHVAKTIISDGKIKVIFKSGKSPDLLPALVNAGIRVDEIKRTNRSLEDIYLEIIHREEKQ